One window from the genome of Paramisgurnus dabryanus chromosome 24, PD_genome_1.1, whole genome shotgun sequence encodes:
- the ogna gene encoding osteoglycin, paralog a: MGTRLIMFISAVVLASWVLSASGAHYRAHHKQREVALTEEINARAWRNKRATDDDNALLLADSPEDSSPLPPVGDALDLPTCLLCVCLTGSVYCEEVDPDMTSVPALPKETNYLYARYNKIRKITAKDFGDIVTLKRIDFTGNLISEIEDGAFAKLTMLEELTLAENALVKLPMLPGKLTSFNANHNKLKTKGVKANTFKKLNKLVSLYLAHNELEAVPMIPENVRTLHLQNNNITTVSQDTFCKSNDTYYIRAKINEIRLDGNPIILAQYPNSFTCLPSLPIGRYQ; this comes from the exons ATGGGGACAAGGTTGATAATGTTTATTTCAGCGGTGGTATTGGCATCATGGGTGCTCTCAGCATCTGGTGCACACTATCGCGCTCACCACAAACAGCGGGAAGTAGCACTTACTGAAGAAATCAATGCACGGGCATGGAGAAATAAG AGAGCAACAGATGACGACAATGCCCTCCTGCTTGCCGATTCACCAGAGGACTCATCCCCATTACCACCTGTTGGGGACGCATTAG ACCTTCCGACTTGcctactgtgtgtgtgtctaactGGATCTGTCTACTGTGAGGAGGTCGACCCAGATATGACATCAGTGCCTGCTCTGCCAAAGGAGACAAACTACCTCTATGCTCGGTACAACAAGATAAGAAAGATTACAGCCAAAGATTTCGGAGATATCG TGACTTTGAAGAGAATCGATTTCACTGGAAACCTTATTTCTGAGATTGAGGACGGCGCCTTTGCTAAGCTCACCATGCTAGAGGAGCTCACGCTAGCTGAAAACGCGCTGGTAAAGCTACCAATGCTCCCGGGAAAATTAACCTCCTTCAACGCCAATCACAACAAACTAAAGACCAAAGGCGTTAAGGCGAATACATTCAAG AAATTAAACAAACTGGTCAGTCTTTATCTTGCCCACAATGAACTGGAGGCCGTTCCTATGATCCCAGAGAATGTGCGCACGCTTCACCTTCAG AACAATAACATTACAACAGTGAGCCAGGACACCTTCTGCAAAAGTAACGACACCTACTATATTCGCGCCAAGATAAATGAGATccgtttggatggaaaccctATCATCCTTGCCCAGTACCCCAATAGTTTCACATGCCTGCCGTCTCTGCCAATCGGGCGATACCAATGA
- the omd gene encoding LOW QUALITY PROTEIN: osteomodulin (The sequence of the model RefSeq protein was modified relative to this genomic sequence to represent the inferred CDS: inserted 1 base in 1 codon; deleted 1 base in 1 codon; substituted 6 bases at 6 genomic stop codons) — protein sequence MYSDELFCSQSYAKYYEHLKTHPAHSANDIEVITTKPFVNSKYLTDINLGYNSLXSSXVDKGVFKYLXNLIQLNLKHNNREKVSSALTNTIQRLKLGXDAFDSTQKHTKLTVLDSCSNKLTDAGNILSDMKSYMFTSMPADFPESILQIMLNNNSINSIPEDYYXRTPNLLSLHIRQXTQIPHKVLIXSKPVELHLVHNNQLSICFFVPTFITVTLRSCLYLPTANTTNTPRYRGLLDLDGNAKG from the exons ATGTATTCTGACGAATTATTCTGTTCCCAATCTTATGCCAAATACTATGAGCACCTCAAGACACATCCTGCACATTCAGCAAATGACATTGAAGTAATAACCACAAAACCTTTTGTTAAT TCCAAGTACCTGACGGACATCAACCTTGGCTACAATAGCCTCTAATCCTCTTAAGTAGATAAAGGTGTCTTTAAATACT TAAACCTTATTCAGCTAAATCTCAAGCACAATAATCGTGAGAAAGTATCTTCTGCTTTGACAAATACCATTCAAAGGCTTAAATTGGGCTAAGACGCATTTGATAGTACACAAAAGCATACAAAACTTACAGTGCTGGATTCGTGTAGCAACAAACTAACAGATGCAGGAAATATCTTATCTGACATGAAGAGTTATATGTTTACGTCGATGCCAGCAGACTTTCCAGAATCTATTTTGCAGATTATGCTGAACAACAACTCAATCAACTCCATACCCGAGGACTACTATTAGAGGACACCAAATCTCTTGTCGCTTCACATCAGACAATAAACTCAAATTCCACacaaagttttaatttaatcaAAACCAGTGGAGCTTCATCTGGTCCATAATAACCAGCTTTCTATCTGTTTTTTTGTTCCCACTTTCATCACAGTGACTTTAAGGAGTTGTTTATATCTG CCAACCGCAAACACGACCAACACGCCCAGATACCGTGGTCTGCTCGATTTAGATGGGAATGCGAAGGGTTAA